The genomic stretch TGCCGGAGCATATTTTTTTTAATTTTAAACCTTAAACCGTAATCATGGAAAAATTTTTAATAGTTCTGTTGTTTTTAAGCTCGTTTTGTTTTGCTCAAAAAACAGAAAACGATGCAATAAAAGAAAGTATAGAAAATCTGTTTACAGGCATGAAAAATGCAGATACAGTCATGATAAAATCTGTCTTTGCCGATAACGCAATTTTACAAACAATTACGAAAAGTGATGCAGTGAAAACAGAAAAGCTACAAGATTTCTTATCCTCTTTCTCTAAGCTATCAAAAAATGATGCAGACGAAAAGATTAAATTTGAAGCTATTCATGTCGACGGAAATCTTGCAAGCGTTTTTACACCGTACGAATTCTATTATAAAGGGAAATTTTCGCACTGCGGAGCCAATAGCTTCCAGTTAGTCAAACAAAATAATGTCTGGAAAATTCAATATTTAATCGATACAAGAAGAACAAACTGTAATAAATAATTTAAAAATGAAAATTCATCATATTGCTATCATTTGCTCAGATTACGAGGTTTCAAAAAAGTTTTATACCGAAA from Chryseobacterium indoltheticum encodes the following:
- a CDS encoding nuclear transport factor 2 family protein — translated: MEKFLIVLLFLSSFCFAQKTENDAIKESIENLFTGMKNADTVMIKSVFADNAILQTITKSDAVKTEKLQDFLSSFSKLSKNDADEKIKFEAIHVDGNLASVFTPYEFYYKGKFSHCGANSFQLVKQNNVWKIQYLIDTRRTNCNK